In Rutidosis leptorrhynchoides isolate AG116_Rl617_1_P2 chromosome 6, CSIRO_AGI_Rlap_v1, whole genome shotgun sequence, the DNA window AACCTCGTTAACACCGTTATAGCTCCGATTTATGATCATACGATTCTAACGGATTTAACGTTGATTAGTATAAGCAGTCGATCACTAAAAAATTGCAGGATATACGAATTCTTCTAAAAATCAATTGATATTCACCTTCAATTTAAGCAAAATGGAACCAGAAATTGATAACATTAACGAAGAACAAATCAAAATCCAGAATGCTGAAGGTATGTGTATTGTTTCttctttaatcacatgtgattaaatttggATTAAACAGTATTTACTTTGAATTTGAGTAATTTCTTTGTCAATCACATGTAAATTCCAGTTAAAGTGATAATCATAAATAGAATGAAGACAGAAACTGAACTGTTGTAAATTTCAAGttagtcaatcacatgtgattgagtttaatGATATGTATTTTGTTGCATGATCGTTTCACTGCTGCGAATCAAATTGTCCAATCAATTAATCAATGGAAGAAGAATACGAAGCAATGGAGCCAGAAAACGAACCAATTGAAGTAGAATACGAGATCAGTGATGAAGAAATTATAGATAACGCTACAGGTATGTTTTTTTTTCCGTATtggatcacatgtgattgggtattATGATGATACATTACTGTGATTTAATACATGTGATTATACTGTGATTgtatatattcaatcacatgtgattatctttatttaatcacatgtgattttgtttTATGTTAATACCTGTGATTATACGTATGATGAAATAAAACATATTGTAAATTTTTTCGTATtggatcacatgtgattgggtattATGATGATACATTACTGTGATTTAATACCTGTGATTGTatttattcaatcacatgtgattatctttatttaatcacatgtgattttgtttTATGTTAATACCTGTGATTATACGTATGATGAAATAAAACATATTGTAAATTTTTTCGTATtggatcacatgtgattgggtattATGATGATACATTACTGTGATTTAATACCTGTGATTATACTGTGATTGTatttattcaatcacatgtgattatgtttatttaatcacatgtgattttgtttTATGATAATACTATATGTGATATGTATATCTGTGTCTCTTATCATGCACTTGTTTCTTGTTAAAAATCACTTGTGATTGTTTTAGTCATTTGTCATATGAATGAGTGAATAACagttaaatcacatgtgattgtctttATTAGATATGAATGAGAGTGAAAGTAACATATTAGTCACTGATCATGTGTTAGTTGTTTAAGTTATATTTAGTGAACatttaaatcacatgtgattgtctatTTTTTTTTGGACATGTATAGATACACCAATAGTAGGTACAACACGTAAAACAGAAACACCAGGTGGTTCATTGTATTATGCACCAATCGTTGATGAGACTTTACTACCAGTTGTTGGAAAAAATTATGGAACACTTGAAGAGTGTGAAAAAATGTATAGGTTATACGCGTTTCATGCATGTTTTGACatacgaaagtcaactcaaaagactACAAAATCTGGGTTGGTGAAGCAGAAATATTACTTGTGCAATAGAGGTGGTGTGCCAATGCAAGTGAACTTTGACACATTGCAAAGTAGTAAAAAGCCAATTAGGAAAAGCAACATGGAATGCACCGGATGTAGGGCTAGGGTTAAATTCGATTGGGTGTATGGAACTAATACGTTTATACTGTCCGACTTTCAAGAACACCATAATCATGAGTTGCTACCCCAAGAGTATCAACATTTAAGTAAAGCGGAAAGACAGATGAAGTATGCAGAGCAGTTATTTGTATACCATTCGTCAGTGTCAAATATTGGTCCAACAAAAGCATACGAAGTTTATAGCAATATGAAAGGGTCTGAGAAAAATGTGCATGGGACTGTAACTGATTTCAGAAACTGGAGACGAGATTTGAATGTTTTTATCAATGCAAGTGATTCTCAAATGCTCATTAACAAAATGGAAGAACGGAAGAAATATGTTCCTGGTTTTTCATTTGAGTACAAGCTTTAAAAAAGTCAACTACATTCAATTTTCTGGGCCGATGAAGTTGCAAAATGCAACTACAAGGAGTTTAGTGACATAATCTCATTTGATGCAACGTATAGAACGAACAGGTATGTTTTCTGGCTCACTAGActctctaatcacatgtgattgacatgtttTCTGGCTCACCAGGGTTTGTAATTACTTGTGATTGTCatgttttctgcatcattaaagttTACAATCACTTGTGATTGACATGTTTTCTTGGCTCATTATAGTTTctgatcacatgtgattgacatgttaTTTGGCTCATTACAatttctaatcacatgtgattgacatgttaATTGGATTAATGACAGGTACAACATGAAATTTGTACCATTTACTGGCATAGATAACCACCATAGGTGTGTCACTGTTGCTGCGGGATTGATCAGGGATGAAACAGCCGAGAGTTACACATGGCTTCTTACATGTTTCATGAAGACATTCGGGAAAGAGCCAAACATGATAGTGACAGATCAGGACAAATCAATGGCGATAGCGATAAAAGCAGTTTTTAAGACGGCAAAACATAGACTATGCATGTGGCACATTATGCGAAAGGTGCCATCAAAGGTATGAATATTGTTATCAAATAACAAAtgtatttaatcacatgtgattgaaatgtTTAATGATACATGATTTGCTTAATATGAATGATTAAAAAATGATATGTAATtacaaattcaagaagcaattccTACTATTGAAGATGAAGTAGAAAAAGACTTCAAGAATAGACTTAATAAGCTTGTTTGTAATATGTATATCGAACCAAATGTTTTTGAAGAAAGATGGGAAAAGTTGATGCACGATTTCTCATTGAAAAATGATAGTTGGTTCAAACATATGTTTGATATTAGATCAACTTGGATACCAGCATATTTTATCGACACTGAAATGTTTGGTTTGATGCGAACTACTCAAGATCTGAGAGTGAGAATGCTTTTTTTTCAAACTTTACAAGATCTGCAGTAAATCTGTTAACTTTTATGGACGGCTTTGAATCTGCAATGTTAAAACAGAGGTTAAAGCAAGAATCTTTGGATGCACAGACAATCAAGAAAAATCCAAAATTGTTAACTCAGCTGAAAATTGAAAAGCATGCATTAAAGGTTTACACACATGCTATTTTTACAATCGTTCAAAAAGAGATTTATGAAGCATTGTATAGCTGTTTATTGGATAAAATGGACAAGGAGGAAGAAACGGAAATGTATGTTGTTAAAGAGGAAAAAGAGAAGACAAAAGAGGGTTCGAATGAAGAAAAACAGTTCTTCCATTACAAGGTAAAATTTATTTACATCTATGTTTATGTTTATAATCACATAAAAATGTAGCCACTTATAtcagaacctgagaaaaacatttACATGTCTGTTTATATatgtaatcacatgtgattggtcaATCCAATCAAAATCTTtttatcaatcacatgtgattgatgatataattttttttttaaggtaCTTCATAACAGCAAAGACGAATCAATGGTATGTACATGTAGACACTATCTACGATATGGTCTTCTGTGTAGACGCTGTTTTTGGGTTTTAAAGAACAAGAACATAGAAGAAATCCCTGAAAAATACATAATGAGACGTTGGAGAAGGGACATAATACCACCCGAGTTAAGATCAAGGAGAAATAGACATGGCAATGAAAACATAGTTGTACAAGATTCTGTTAATGAAATTACCTCAGTTGTTTATGATTGTGTGGAACTTGTAGGCAGTGATGAAAATATGCTAAAAGTGATTTTTGAAAAACTTAAATTGTTGAAGAAAGAAGTTGAAGCTCAAGTGCCAAAACCGTCAAAGAAGAAAGATGATATAATTGGAAACATGATTGGAGTTTCAAAGCCTAGTACAATAGAAATACAAAAACCACCTATTGGGAATTACAAAGGATGTGCAAATGATAAGCGTCTAATGAGCGGAAAAGAGAAAGCAATAAAGGAAAGCAAAAAGAGAAAGTTTACTTGTGGTAAATGTGGACGTGACGATCACAATCAGAGGACCTGTGACAAAAAAAAGAAAGCAAAAGAACAAGCAGAAACTTCAGAAATCTGAAGTTACTACTGAATTATttaacaatttttttatttttttattctctTTCGTACAATTGTGAAATTCTGATGTTCCTATGAAATGCTTGAATtacattttttatgtttttattttcaTACAATTTTGAGGTGTTTCAATCATATGTGATTAGATAAGCCAAtgaagaatcacaagtgattggtagatAATGAATAAGTGATTAACACAAGTGATTGGTGATTAACATTGAAAAACACAAATGATTgccaaatacagaatcacaagtgattggtgattaacaatgcagaatcacaagtgattggtagatAATGAATAAGTGATTAAAAATAAGTGATTCTTCATAAATGATTgccaaatacagaatcacaagtgattggtattgaagaatcacatgtgattggttgATAATGAGTGATTAAAAACACAAATGATTgccaaatacagaatcacaagtgattaacaATGAAGAATCACAAGTGAATTAAAAACACAAGTGATTGGTAGTGATTAAAAACACAAATGATTgccaaatacagaatcacaagtgattaacaatgcagaatcacaagtgaattAAAAACACAAGTGATTGGTAGTGATTAAAAACACAAATGATTgccaaatacagaatcacaagtgattaacaatactgaatcacaagtgattggtagtgATTAAAAACACAAATGATTgccaaa includes these proteins:
- the LOC139854016 gene encoding protein FAR1-RELATED SEQUENCE 6-like; this translates as MYIEPNVFEERWEKLMHDFSLKNDSWFKHMFDIRSTWIPAYFIDTEMFGLMRTTQDLRRLKQESLDAQTIKKNPKLLTQLKIEKHALKVYTHAIFTIVQKEIYEALYSCLLDKMDKEEETEMYVVKEEKEKTKEGSNEEKQFFHYKVLHNSKDESMVCTCRHYLRYGLLCRRCFWVLKNKNIEEIPEKYIMRRWRRDIIPPELRSRRNRHGNENIVVQDSVNEITSVVYDCVELVGSDENMLKVIFEKLKLLKKEVEAQVPKPSKKKDDIIGNMIGVSKPSTIEIQKPPIGNYKGCANDKRLMSGKEKAIKESKKRKFTCGKCGRDDHNQRTCDKKKKAKEQAETSEI